A region from the Janthinobacterium agaricidamnosum genome encodes:
- a CDS encoding DUF4148 domain-containing protein translates to MQAKSLIAALFAITTATSAFAQSAAPAAASQQLTRADVTAEYIRARNAGEIATSEVDYPKTPSTAASKVTREQVMAEFYAARKAGLIPQTEADFDVAQTAKHVVQ, encoded by the coding sequence ATGCAAGCCAAATCACTCATCGCAGCATTGTTTGCCATTACCACCGCCACTTCGGCGTTTGCCCAGAGCGCCGCGCCTGCCGCTGCCAGCCAGCAACTCACGCGTGCTGACGTCACGGCCGAATACATCCGTGCCCGCAACGCCGGCGAAATCGCCACCAGCGAAGTCGACTATCCGAAAACGCCGTCCACCGCCGCCAGCAAAGTGACGCGCGAACAAGTCATGGCCGAGTTCTACGCCGCCCGCAAGGCTGGCCTGATCCCGCAAACGGAAGCGGACTTTGATGTCGCGCAAACGGCCAAGCACGTCGTGCAATAA
- a CDS encoding DUF2244 domain-containing protein: MPRDHSREQPQWLLARHSALTARQLLRAYGLLCLFSLVIAAAFALRGLWTIPVFSFAELGLVAAALLHYLRHARDYEHIALRDGELIIEQVSAGRCRRHHFSPWRTRVEVPQGPRQLIHINDMCDATRHVAVGVFATPERRRQVAQELGALLPPYLGP; this comes from the coding sequence ATGCCACGCGATCACTCGCGCGAGCAGCCGCAATGGCTGCTGGCGCGCCACAGTGCCTTGACGGCGCGCCAGTTGCTGCGCGCCTATGGCTTGCTATGCCTGTTTTCCCTCGTCATTGCCGCCGCCTTTGCGCTGCGCGGCCTCTGGACCATTCCCGTCTTTTCGTTCGCCGAACTGGGCCTGGTGGCCGCCGCTCTGCTGCACTATCTGCGCCACGCGCGCGACTATGAACACATCGCCCTGCGCGACGGCGAGCTGATTATCGAACAGGTCAGCGCCGGCCGCTGCCGGCGCCACCACTTTTCGCCATGGCGCACGCGCGTCGAAGTGCCGCAAGGGCCGCGCCAATTGATACACATCAACGATATGTGTGATGCTACCCGTCATGTGGCGGTGGGCGTGTTCGCCACGCCCGAGCGGCGCCGGCAAGTGGCGCAGGAGCTGGGCGCGCTGCTGCCGCCCTATTTGGGCCCGTAA